One genomic segment of Candidatus Poribacteria bacterium includes these proteins:
- a CDS encoding haloacid dehalogenase type II — protein sequence MANFVATKALTFDLFGTILDLGGSLTPFISKSLDAHAAADVSADEFWEQWRYRQRIEQYQDTIMMLGHSGYLETVRRALHYTLRRNSIDVLPDTVKEFMRGWEQLSPFPEVLAALSRLQSRYQLVVLSNGDPAFLDYLVRERVAWEFDGVISVTSVGAFKPHPAVYRAAAGELGLEVNECLMVSANSFDIMGARACGYRGAFVNRYKLPYEDTPYQPDVTVRDFTELAEALL from the coding sequence ATGGCGAATTTTGTAGCGACGAAAGCACTTACTTTTGACCTGTTCGGCACAATTTTGGATTTAGGTGGTAGCCTCACGCCGTTCATTAGCAAGTCCCTGGATGCTCATGCTGCAGCTGATGTATCTGCCGATGAATTTTGGGAACAGTGGCGTTACAGGCAGCGAATTGAGCAGTATCAGGATACGATTATGATGCTCGGACATAGCGGCTATCTGGAGACGGTGCGGCGCGCACTGCACTACACGCTGAGGCGCAATAGTATTGATGTTTTGCCTGATACGGTGAAAGAGTTTATGCGCGGATGGGAGCAGCTTTCGCCGTTTCCAGAAGTTTTGGCTGCACTCTCGCGACTGCAATCTCGATATCAATTGGTAGTCTTGTCCAATGGGGATCCAGCGTTTTTGGATTATCTTGTTAGAGAACGCGTTGCGTGGGAGTTTGACGGTGTGATTTCAGTTACATCGGTGGGTGCTTTTAAACCACATCCGGCAGTCTACCGTGCGGCTGCGGGAGAATTGGGGCTTGAGGTCAACGAATGTCTTATGGTATCAGCAAATTCATTTGACATCATGGGGGCAAGGGCGTGCGGCTATAGGGGCGCGTTTGTGAATCGTTATAAACTCCCGTATGAGGATACGCCGTATCAACCCGATGTAACAGTACGCGATTTTACGGAGTTGGCTGAGGCGTTGTTATGA
- a CDS encoding ABC transporter substrate-binding protein translates to MRNILLTIVGVLALIGTFTGCDRIPKVVTPEKGVAPETIDTVKIGFLASGSRVTYPNGAKIAVAEINATGGLLGVPIELVTEVGIPTPEAAVEVASRMILDDGVIALVGPNRSAHAIPIGALATEHSLPMITTTATNPTLTDSSNFVFMAAFTDAYQGAVMAKFARTELGLTSVALLTQSGEIYSEGISEFFVTNFTAAGGTIAAREFYEIVDTDFTEQLTRIAAAAPEALFIAGWVYQIGPITQQAKSLPLLNAAGEPTLLLGTDTWDNSILLDNADAEIEGSFFSGHFSAATDKPIGKAFVEAYQAEYGELPLGGHAVSYDATKVMLAAIERAGSFDGEAIRAQIAATENYIGATDIASYDENRHPIKSAVIFTIKNGKKQFHKQIDPF, encoded by the coding sequence ATGAGAAATATATTGTTAACTATTGTTGGGGTGCTTGCACTGATAGGGACATTCACGGGATGTGATAGGATCCCAAAAGTGGTTACCCCCGAAAAAGGTGTTGCTCCAGAGACCATTGATACCGTTAAAATTGGCTTCCTCGCCTCGGGGAGCCGGGTGACCTATCCAAACGGTGCCAAGATAGCCGTGGCAGAAATTAATGCAACTGGCGGTTTACTCGGTGTGCCTATTGAATTGGTAACGGAAGTCGGAATTCCTACCCCCGAAGCCGCTGTTGAAGTCGCCTCAAGAATGATCCTTGACGATGGCGTTATCGCGCTTGTGGGCCCTAACCGCTCCGCCCATGCGATTCCGATAGGGGCACTCGCAACAGAACACAGTTTACCCATGATTACCACAACGGCAACGAATCCGACACTAACGGACTCAAGCAATTTTGTTTTCATGGCAGCCTTTACAGACGCGTATCAAGGGGCAGTCATGGCAAAGTTTGCCAGGACGGAACTTGGACTGACTTCTGTCGCACTCCTCACGCAAAGTGGTGAAATCTATTCCGAGGGTATCTCCGAATTCTTTGTTACCAATTTTACTGCTGCTGGTGGCACAATTGCTGCCAGAGAGTTCTATGAAATTGTGGACACAGATTTCACTGAACAATTGACCCGCATCGCAGCAGCAGCCCCTGAAGCTCTTTTTATCGCAGGGTGGGTTTACCAAATCGGGCCCATCACACAACAAGCGAAATCTCTTCCGCTTCTCAACGCCGCAGGCGAACCGACACTCCTTCTCGGCACAGATACATGGGACAATTCGATTCTATTGGACAATGCGGATGCTGAGATTGAAGGTAGTTTCTTCAGTGGACATTTTTCTGCTGCAACCGATAAACCAATTGGGAAAGCATTTGTAGAGGCCTACCAAGCTGAATACGGGGAGTTACCACTCGGAGGACACGCTGTCAGTTATGATGCAACAAAAGTAATGTTAGCAGCCATTGAGAGAGCGGGGAGTTTTGACGGTGAGGCTATCAGGGCACAGATAGCAGCAACGGAGAACTACATCGGTGCGACCGACATCGCCAGTTATGACGAGAACCGCCACCCAATCAAAAGTGCTGTAATTTTTACCATCAAAAATGGCAAAAAGCAATTTCATAAACAGATTGATCCGTTTTAG
- a CDS encoding aspartate kinase has product MLKVSKFGGSSLASAEQVRQVCDIITADPERRLIVVSAPGKRHSQDIKVTDLLIAAASQRLAGKLGASECAEAIERYRSIAAELGLPAETAEPIALDLTERLENGTTDADLYMDTMKAGGEDNCARLVAQVLQARGVDAHYVNPKDAGLLLSDEPGNAQVLPEAYNRLRDLHERPGITIFPGFFGYSKQGNVVTFSRGGSDITGAILASAVRAEVYENFTDVDSVFAANPSIVKDPAPITELTYREMRELSYAGFSVFHDEALEPVYRAQVPVNIRNTNNPKADGTRIVPSRKSTDIPVVGIAAMEDVCCIYLSKYLMNRQIGFGRRLLQILEAEEISFEHVPSGIDNMSVIIREENLSVQKEKRIVEEIRQTLAPEDISVERGLALIMVVGEGMRHTVGIASRATGALAGAEVNIEMINQGSNEVSMMFGIKSADMETAVQALYADFFG; this is encoded by the coding sequence TTGTTAAAAGTATCAAAGTTTGGCGGAAGCTCCCTCGCGTCAGCGGAACAAGTGCGTCAGGTTTGTGACATCATCACTGCTGACCCGGAACGCCGTCTCATCGTTGTTTCTGCTCCTGGGAAACGACATAGCCAGGACATCAAAGTAACAGATTTACTCATTGCTGCCGCATCACAACGCCTCGCTGGAAAACTCGGTGCTTCGGAATGTGCTGAGGCGATTGAACGTTATCGAAGCATCGCTGCTGAATTAGGACTCCCTGCCGAGACTGCTGAGCCTATTGCTCTCGATTTAACAGAACGTCTTGAAAATGGCACAACTGATGCTGATCTTTATATGGACACAATGAAGGCAGGCGGTGAAGACAACTGCGCGCGCCTCGTTGCACAAGTCCTACAGGCACGCGGTGTAGATGCCCACTATGTAAATCCGAAGGACGCAGGTTTATTGCTTTCCGACGAACCCGGCAACGCGCAAGTGCTACCGGAAGCCTACAACCGCTTGCGGGATTTACATGAACGCCCCGGTATCACCATTTTTCCCGGTTTCTTCGGTTACTCGAAACAGGGCAACGTTGTTACTTTCTCGCGCGGCGGTTCAGACATCACAGGTGCTATTCTCGCCAGTGCTGTTCGTGCAGAGGTCTATGAAAACTTTACCGATGTTGATTCCGTATTCGCGGCGAACCCCTCTATTGTCAAAGACCCAGCACCGATTACCGAACTCACCTACCGCGAGATGCGCGAACTTTCTTACGCAGGGTTTTCCGTATTTCACGATGAAGCACTTGAACCCGTCTACCGCGCACAGGTGCCTGTTAACATCCGAAATACGAATAATCCGAAAGCAGATGGCACCCGTATTGTGCCAAGCCGTAAGTCAACAGATATTCCGGTTGTCGGTATCGCTGCAATGGAAGATGTCTGTTGTATCTACCTTAGCAAATACTTGATGAACCGTCAGATTGGATTCGGTCGGCGGTTGTTGCAGATTTTGGAAGCGGAAGAAATCTCTTTTGAACACGTCCCCTCTGGCATTGATAATATGTCAGTCATTATCCGCGAAGAAAACCTATCGGTGCAGAAAGAGAAAAGGATTGTCGAAGAGATTCGGCAGACGCTTGCTCCCGAAGATATTTCTGTAGAACGCGGACTGGCACTCATCATGGTTGTCGGTGAGGGGATGCGCCACACTGTCGGCATCGCCTCGCGTGCTACAGGCGCGTTAGCTGGAGCGGAGGTCAACATTGAAATGATTAACCAAGGTTCCAACGAAGTGAGTATGATGTTCGGCATAAAATCCGCAGATATGGAGACTGCTGTTCAAGCACTTTATGCTGACTTTTTTGGCTAA
- a CDS encoding Ldh family oxidoreductase, translating to MNRPPETFVLVNEERLLNFSTACFEKAGLTYEHAALISRLLVNSDLRGVRSHGTQTVNRYCRGFESGGLNPRPNIRVIHETPTAVVLDGNGTLGYLPMVRATEHAIAKAKEVGIGMGLVRYIGHYGSAGHYARMCNEAGCIGFSVQGSRNHGNAGNQDPKPQLGYYGNPPICFAIPSAEEPPVVLDAATCIMADYQRGPEFDALLSMVPAAFFKSIGYTAVAHLLGGGLTGFTEAPPEDTAKWKPPQGGMVLAIDIESVVPLDVFHAEVDRMVHDVRETYEPMPGTDKALLPGAIEVERTEQHRREGIRYGEAEQESARAVSERLGVPLPWDE from the coding sequence ATGAACAGGCCACCAGAAACTTTCGTCTTAGTCAATGAGGAACGGCTCCTCAACTTCTCTACCGCTTGCTTTGAGAAAGCAGGTCTCACATACGAACACGCCGCACTCATCAGCCGCTTACTTGTCAATTCCGACTTACGAGGGGTCCGCAGTCACGGTACTCAAACCGTTAACAGGTATTGTAGAGGCTTTGAAAGCGGAGGTCTCAATCCGCGTCCGAATATCCGCGTCATCCATGAAACACCGACTGCTGTTGTGCTTGACGGAAACGGCACACTCGGCTATCTCCCGATGGTTCGCGCGACCGAACACGCCATCGCTAAAGCGAAGGAAGTGGGCATTGGAATGGGACTCGTCCGCTACATTGGGCACTACGGATCCGCAGGGCATTACGCACGTATGTGTAACGAAGCTGGATGCATCGGTTTTTCGGTACAGGGATCCCGGAACCACGGGAACGCTGGAAACCAAGACCCTAAACCGCAACTCGGCTACTACGGCAATCCGCCTATCTGTTTCGCCATCCCTTCTGCTGAAGAGCCGCCGGTCGTGCTGGATGCCGCTACCTGTATCATGGCGGATTACCAACGCGGTCCCGAATTTGATGCCCTGCTTTCGATGGTCCCTGCTGCTTTCTTCAAGAGTATCGGCTATACTGCTGTGGCACATCTGCTCGGTGGCGGACTCACAGGTTTCACCGAAGCACCACCAGAAGACACCGCAAAATGGAAACCTCCACAGGGCGGTATGGTGCTTGCCATAGACATTGAATCCGTTGTGCCACTTGATGTCTTCCACGCAGAGGTTGATCGGATGGTGCATGATGTCCGCGAAACTTATGAACCGATGCCGGGAACAGACAAGGCACTGCTACCCGGGGCAATTGAAGTAGAACGCACAGAACAGCATCGCCGTGAAGGTATCCGTTATGGGGAGGCGGAACAGGAATCCGCACGCGCCGTCAGCGAACGGTTAGGTGTGCCATTGCCTTGGGATGAATAA
- a CDS encoding sulfotransferase: MENLITVIGRGHSGTRAISHTLYASGVFMGSQLNPSGDKIPPHAMYDACRVMAQYVKWQGGLSWDFEPLFTMPIDPEFKRLINTYLEDVLTNPAPHKGWKIPETTLVYPWIIRMFPDIKFIHWIRDPRDGIRGSHKTDDLRDFGVVYCETNDIYERRAISWIYQYKLMQATPMPKNVIQIRFEDFVLDQERVLKQLEAFLGIPLGRIVVRPDAVARWKKDLAELEPGASLPQYEFEFLKKAIVENGYPLTAT; the protein is encoded by the coding sequence ATGGAAAATTTAATCACGGTAATTGGACGCGGTCATTCTGGGACGCGTGCTATTTCGCATACGTTATACGCCAGTGGCGTTTTCATGGGGAGTCAACTGAACCCCTCCGGCGATAAGATTCCGCCACACGCGATGTATGATGCCTGCCGAGTGATGGCGCAATATGTCAAGTGGCAGGGCGGGCTGTCATGGGATTTTGAGCCACTGTTTACCATGCCGATTGACCCAGAGTTTAAGCGACTCATCAACACCTATCTTGAAGATGTACTGACAAATCCAGCACCCCACAAAGGCTGGAAAATCCCAGAGACGACGCTCGTCTATCCGTGGATAATTCGGATGTTTCCAGACATAAAGTTCATCCACTGGATTCGTGATCCACGGGATGGCATTCGGGGCAGCCACAAAACGGACGATCTTCGAGATTTCGGGGTTGTCTACTGTGAAACGAACGATATCTATGAAAGACGGGCAATCTCGTGGATCTATCAATATAAACTCATGCAAGCGACACCGATGCCCAAAAATGTTATTCAGATTCGTTTTGAAGATTTTGTTTTGGATCAGGAACGGGTGCTCAAGCAGCTTGAGGCATTCTTGGGTATTCCATTAGGTAGGATTGTCGTGCGTCCTGACGCAGTGGCACGTTGGAAAAAGGACCTCGCAGAATTAGAACCGGGCGCGTCTTTACCACAATACGAATTTGAGTTTTTGAAAAAAGCAATCGTTGAAAACGGTTATCCGTTAACAGCAACGTAA
- a CDS encoding Ldh family oxidoreductase, with protein MNRPPEDFVHVDEERLLNFSTACFEKAGITHEHAALISRLLVNSDLRGVRSHGTRTVNGYCGGFENGSFNPNPDIRIIHETPTAVVLDGNGTLGYLPMVRATEHAIAKAKEVGIGMGLVRYIGHYGSAGHYARLCNEAGCIGFSVQGYQNQGNAGNQDSKPQLGYYGNPPICFAIPSGEEPPVVLDAATCIMADYQRGPDFDTLLSVIPAAFFKSIGYTAVASLLGGALTGFTEPPSEDTAKWSGGGMGGMVLAIDIESVVPTAIFNAEVDRMVHDVRETYEPMPGTDRALLPGAIETERTEQHRREGIRYGEMEQESARGVSERLGVPLPWDE; from the coding sequence ATGAATCGACCGCCAGAAGATTTCGTCCACGTAGACGAAGAACGGCTTCTTAATTTCAGCACTGCCTGCTTCGAGAAAGCCGGCATCACACACGAGCACGCCGCACTCATCAGCCGCCTACTTGTTAATTCTGACCTAAGAGGGGTTCGGAGTCACGGCACTCGAACCGTTAACGGATATTGTGGCGGCTTTGAAAACGGAAGTTTCAACCCCAATCCAGATATCCGAATCATTCATGAGACACCGACTGCTGTCGTGCTTGATGGCAACGGCACACTCGGTTATCTTCCGATGGTGCGCGCCACCGAACACGCCATCGCCAAAGCCAAAGAAGTAGGCATCGGGATGGGACTGGTTCGTTATATTGGGCACTACGGATCGGCAGGACACTACGCACGCTTATGTAACGAAGCCGGTTGCATCGGTTTTTCAGTACAGGGGTATCAGAACCAGGGCAACGCTGGAAACCAAGACTCCAAACCGCAGCTCGGCTACTACGGCAACCCGCCCATCTGCTTTGCTATCCCCTCTGGTGAGGAGCCGCCAGTTGTCCTCGACGCAGCAACCTGTATTATGGCAGACTACCAGCGCGGTCCTGATTTCGACACCTTACTTTCAGTCATCCCAGCGGCTTTCTTTAAGAGTATCGGCTACACTGCCGTGGCAAGTCTACTCGGCGGTGCCTTAACAGGCTTCACCGAACCACCATCCGAAGACACCGCAAAATGGAGTGGTGGAGGTATGGGGGGTATGGTGCTTGCCATAGACATCGAATCCGTTGTGCCAACTGCTATTTTCAACGCTGAAGTCGATCGCATGGTACATGATGTCCGTGAAACTTATGAACCGATGCCGGGAACAGACAGAGCATTACTACCCGGAGCGATCGAAACGGAACGCACAGAACAACATCGCCGTGAAGGCATCCGTTACGGGGAAATGGAACAGGAATCTGCACGCGGGGTCAGTGAGAGGTTGGGCGTGCCATTGCCTTGGGACGAGTAA
- a CDS encoding Gfo/Idh/MocA family oxidoreductase encodes MSTTYRVGLVGTGGIANAHGNACQQAPSAELAAICDVSEDALARFGERFDVDPENQYLSLAEMLDAENLDIAIICTWGAFHAEVGIQLAESQQVKAILCEKPFTSTAAEAEAFVGAAQENGVLVAEAFKFRHHPMHLKAKALIDSGAIGEFKALRSTFCTGGGGGGPETRKPEANWRFNKAKGGGSIYDLACYNIHHARFMFGAEPVRVSGMSQAGLEVDDGSYLLLVFPGERIAQISTGFNCAGGQYAEMAGLGGMLRIETAWNNENSAVSIELTTREGKEVIDFEPCFQFALQLEHLCEVLATGKPHRISPESCVNQMRVIDAAFEAMATGRTVELG; translated from the coding sequence ATGTCAACGACTTATCGTGTGGGACTTGTCGGAACAGGTGGCATCGCTAACGCCCACGGCAACGCGTGTCAACAAGCACCGAGTGCGGAATTGGCGGCGATCTGTGATGTGTCGGAAGATGCCTTAGCCAGATTCGGTGAACGATTTGACGTGGATCCTGAAAATCAGTATCTCTCTTTAGCAGAGATGTTAGACGCTGAGAACTTGGACATCGCTATTATCTGTACGTGGGGTGCGTTCCACGCTGAGGTCGGTATTCAGCTTGCTGAATCGCAGCAAGTCAAGGCGATTCTGTGTGAGAAACCGTTCACGTCAACGGCTGCGGAGGCGGAAGCGTTCGTTGGTGCAGCACAGGAGAACGGTGTTCTGGTGGCGGAAGCGTTTAAGTTCCGGCATCATCCGATGCACCTCAAGGCGAAGGCGTTAATCGATTCAGGGGCAATCGGGGAGTTTAAGGCACTCCGAAGCACTTTCTGCACAGGTGGCGGTGGTGGTGGACCCGAGACTCGTAAGCCTGAAGCGAATTGGCGGTTTAACAAAGCGAAAGGCGGGGGCAGTATCTACGATTTGGCGTGTTACAATATCCACCATGCGCGATTCATGTTTGGTGCTGAACCGGTTCGCGTATCAGGAATGTCTCAAGCAGGATTAGAAGTGGACGATGGTTCCTACCTACTGTTAGTATTTCCCGGTGAACGGATTGCCCAGATTTCTACCGGCTTTAATTGCGCTGGTGGGCAGTACGCCGAAATGGCTGGGTTGGGTGGTATGCTTAGGATTGAAACCGCATGGAACAATGAGAACTCAGCAGTCAGCATTGAGCTTACCACACGAGAGGGCAAAGAAGTCATTGATTTTGAACCGTGTTTCCAGTTCGCATTACAATTGGAGCATCTATGCGAAGTTTTAGCGACTGGCAAACCGCACCGCATCTCACCGGAGAGCTGCGTGAATCAGATGCGTGTCATTGATGCCGCGTTTGAAGCGATGGCGACCGGACGGACAGTTGAGCTAGGCTAA
- a CDS encoding 2OG-Fe(II) oxygenase codes for MHAQKNWLPAEPDLETVCKTYSDPIYSLSQAEVPAIILRDAYSPAQCEGLIHRFTNMGLMRDEADINSPDKRTRIDIGTSLGNRGSDKAKFLAHAKETEHLFKFLFDGFDNPVGLIYDSLTALSPGKEVKTAREPDGSRYGPAIFRVHYETHSYKPHIDHVKYREQRTDYEVYRFEHQFAGVLCVQNADENGKGTQAILHRCLWSEEIQPHIAEETFDKYAAENGVENYQVDLNQGDLYFFNTRCIHEVPPVQGTRARIVLAVFIGYSPDDGEVFVWS; via the coding sequence ATGCACGCCCAAAAGAACTGGCTCCCTGCAGAGCCTGACCTTGAAACGGTTTGTAAAACGTACAGCGACCCGATCTATTCCCTCTCCCAAGCCGAAGTACCCGCCATCATTCTTCGGGATGCCTATTCACCTGCTCAATGCGAAGGACTGATTCATCGGTTCACAAATATGGGCTTGATGCGCGATGAAGCCGACATCAACTCTCCCGACAAACGCACTCGTATTGACATCGGCACCAGTCTTGGCAATCGTGGCAGCGATAAAGCGAAATTCTTGGCACATGCCAAGGAGACAGAACATCTCTTCAAATTCCTGTTTGACGGATTTGATAACCCTGTTGGTCTTATCTATGATTCCCTCACTGCGCTTTCCCCGGGTAAAGAAGTAAAGACAGCGCGCGAACCGGACGGCTCACGTTACGGTCCCGCCATTTTCCGCGTCCACTATGAAACCCATAGCTACAAGCCACACATCGATCATGTCAAGTACCGTGAGCAACGCACCGATTATGAAGTTTATCGCTTTGAGCACCAGTTTGCAGGTGTGCTATGTGTCCAAAACGCAGACGAAAATGGAAAAGGCACGCAAGCCATCCTGCATCGGTGTCTCTGGTCAGAGGAAATTCAACCCCATATCGCCGAGGAAACTTTTGACAAGTATGCCGCTGAAAACGGCGTGGAAAACTACCAAGTCGATTTGAATCAAGGGGATCTCTATTTTTTCAACACGCGCTGTATCCACGAAGTGCCACCCGTGCAAGGCACGCGTGCGCGAATAGTCTTGGCAGTCTTTATCGGGTATTCTCCGGACGATGGTGAAGTGTTCGTCTGGTCGTAG
- a CDS encoding phytanoyl-CoA dioxygenase family protein, producing MEITVQPKELAAGKLTDAHVEQAIKAIRVDGYVILENVVSHEHLDILRERMDADSQILINAEKWGGAGRLKGHLQQGPPPFAPYIFRDVVANPYVIQVTKELLGPGLYNNFYNGNTNCPGSTTQPLHRDGAHLWPDQKVAHPTTEVVVNISPQNTTEENGSVEIWPGSHLEVGERHIDEEQEEARRKICPPTRGNAKKGSVLIRDMRLWHRGVPNPSDKPRHMIALIYRVHWLKSNRRLKYKTGCEAAFENSDLDHNADFIDFAAQKIDDYDYLFNPRF from the coding sequence ATGGAAATAACCGTTCAACCGAAAGAATTAGCAGCAGGAAAACTGACAGATGCCCATGTAGAACAAGCCATCAAGGCGATTCGCGTTGATGGTTATGTGATCTTAGAAAACGTCGTTAGCCACGAACACCTGGACATTCTTCGCGAACGGATGGATGCCGATTCGCAAATCCTTATTAATGCGGAAAAATGGGGTGGCGCAGGCAGGCTTAAAGGGCATCTCCAGCAGGGACCCCCACCGTTCGCGCCATACATCTTCAGAGATGTCGTCGCGAACCCCTATGTTATCCAAGTAACGAAGGAGCTGCTCGGTCCAGGGCTTTATAATAACTTTTACAACGGCAACACGAACTGCCCGGGTAGCACAACACAACCGCTCCACAGAGACGGTGCTCACCTGTGGCCAGACCAAAAGGTCGCACATCCAACAACGGAAGTCGTTGTTAATATTTCGCCACAGAATACAACAGAGGAAAATGGGAGTGTAGAAATTTGGCCCGGCTCGCATCTTGAGGTGGGCGAACGCCATATAGATGAAGAACAAGAAGAAGCACGCCGTAAAATCTGTCCTCCTACCCGTGGAAATGCGAAAAAGGGAAGCGTCCTGATTCGAGATATGCGACTGTGGCATCGCGGTGTCCCCAACCCATCCGACAAACCTCGCCACATGATAGCGTTGATTTATCGCGTCCATTGGCTCAAATCCAACCGGCGACTGAAGTATAAAACTGGGTGTGAAGCCGCTTTTGAAAACAGCGATCTTGACCACAATGCTGATTTCATTGACTTCGCTGCTCAAAAAATAGATGATTACGATTATCTCTTCAATCCGAGATTCTGA
- a CDS encoding ATP-binding protein, whose protein sequence is MREFGTQGPVNSKDHYVVSRSEELADYINRVKQGRYIVLFAPRQSGKTTFFQEVLKVLAKNESAYFPIQLNFEDYKNRAPDTFYTDIFEDIREEIETVFERQQIMPSQRLMQFLDDTNISDHVAMRRFFRQLPRLLRDELSTSLPPRLVLIIDEFDGIPQATVSDFLHTLRRIYLTGRDTRSPYSVGIIGVKNITQLNYDRSISPFNIQDEFTLPNFTAAQVRELLSQYTEEVGQAFAPEVIDLLHKQTAGQPFLVNRCAQILTAELDIPKTNTIQMHHFSQAYTELIEERNTNIEHLITNIRRNPRFEKMLMRIAFYGSSISFTLHDEIVSELATYGIIARGEDGMCHILNPIYLHCIIQALRPLINGLEDQYFPEEGTIDFTGYITSTGRIQMHTLINNFNNFIVRAGFRILQVPDTPKEFVGQYLLFAYLDEFVKIVHATMRLEVPTGRGRADIIISHNRQQYIIETKVWRNERHYQVGKHQLAAYLKSEGATEGYYIVFDHRENPKPQLETDTLDGLTIRSYVIPVVQKRPSEVQSESRFS, encoded by the coding sequence GTGAGAGAATTCGGAACGCAAGGTCCCGTCAATTCCAAGGATCACTATGTCGTTTCGCGCAGCGAGGAACTTGCTGATTACATTAACCGCGTTAAACAGGGACGATACATCGTGCTCTTCGCCCCGCGACAGAGCGGCAAAACCACGTTCTTCCAGGAAGTTCTCAAGGTACTCGCGAAAAACGAAAGTGCCTATTTTCCAATCCAACTTAATTTTGAGGACTATAAAAATCGCGCCCCGGATACTTTTTATACCGACATCTTTGAGGATATCCGTGAGGAAATTGAGACTGTTTTTGAGCGGCAGCAGATCATGCCATCTCAACGACTGATGCAATTTTTAGATGACACAAACATTAGCGATCATGTTGCAATGCGGCGTTTCTTTAGGCAGCTTCCACGTTTGTTGAGGGACGAACTCTCTACATCTCTACCTCCGCGACTTGTTCTTATTATTGACGAATTTGACGGTATCCCGCAAGCCACTGTCAGCGATTTTCTGCATACGCTCCGCCGGATATACCTCACCGGGCGCGATACCCGTTCTCCATATAGTGTCGGAATCATCGGCGTTAAGAACATTACGCAATTGAACTATGATCGATCAATCTCACCTTTCAACATACAAGATGAATTCACATTACCAAACTTCACCGCGGCGCAAGTGCGCGAACTCCTCTCACAGTATACCGAAGAAGTCGGACAAGCCTTCGCACCGGAAGTAATTGACTTACTTCATAAACAGACCGCAGGACAACCCTTTCTTGTTAACAGGTGTGCCCAGATTCTTACAGCAGAACTTGACATACCCAAAACCAACACCATTCAGATGCACCACTTCTCACAAGCATATACCGAGCTAATCGAAGAAAGAAATACCAACATTGAACATCTTATTACAAACATCCGCAGGAACCCGCGCTTTGAAAAAATGCTTATGCGAATCGCTTTTTATGGCAGCAGCATTAGTTTCACGCTACATGACGAAATCGTTAGTGAACTCGCCACTTACGGTATCATTGCAAGGGGAGAAGACGGAATGTGCCATATCCTCAATCCTATCTATCTCCATTGCATCATCCAAGCCCTTAGACCTCTCATCAATGGACTTGAAGACCAATACTTCCCAGAAGAGGGTACCATTGACTTTACAGGATACATCACATCAACCGGCCGGATTCAGATGCATACACTCATCAACAACTTCAACAATTTTATCGTACGCGCTGGCTTCAGAATATTACAGGTCCCCGATACACCGAAAGAATTCGTCGGACAATACCTTCTTTTCGCTTATCTTGATGAGTTCGTCAAAATTGTACACGCTACAATGCGGTTAGAAGTTCCAACCGGTAGAGGCAGAGCAGATATTATTATCTCACACAACAGACAGCAATACATCATCGAAACAAAAGTATGGCGAAACGAACGACACTATCAGGTAGGAAAGCACCAGCTCGCCGCATACCTGAAGTCCGAAGGGGCAACGGAAGGCTACTATATCGTCTTCGATCATCGAGAAAACCCCAAGCCACAATTAGAAACAGATACCTTGGATGGACTGACCATTCGGAGTTATGTTATTCCTGTTGTGCAAAAACGCCCTTCAGAGGTTCAGTCTGAATCACGGTTCTCTTAA